One window of the Micropterus dolomieu isolate WLL.071019.BEF.003 ecotype Adirondacks linkage group LG08, ASM2129224v1, whole genome shotgun sequence genome contains the following:
- the srpk3 gene encoding SRSF protein kinase 3 isoform X3, which produces MQEVRNESTVLDTQHCVWVCSPVPAVRPDDLCDLQTLNANSSLPPTLSQSCPQTTRLPSRNTLETTTSPGNTQTYTEDVQESTPAPLQNAPLTTSLPTESTLFPPQSVPRPPSPPPQHTLKTTPALLDTVDTPGAPLVAPESTLQSALLLPVNTPLTAPVIPQIFSQSPPTTSQNPTHSPSPSPPAVTKQDSSRLPHRTLQNVTQSLSDERTDPFKSPPTLPHDITHNASELLSAQHPARAPPTPPVSPSHPDPFPLTAVTFTSSVSSHLYSPGASSSASFPCSLDSLDPPIGLLPMMSSATPQLTTPPPNLSPPPPALTPPPAQLLGSDDEEQEDPSDYCKGGYYPVMIGDLFNGRYHVVRKLGWGHFSTVWLCWDLQKKRFVALKVVKSAPHYTETALDEIKLLRCVRDSDPSDPYRETIVQLIDDFKISGVNGVHVCMVLEVLGHQLLKWIIKSNYMGLPLICVKTIIRQVLQGLDYLHTKCKIIHTDIKPENILLDVDEVYIRRLAAEATIWQKAGAPPPSGSSVSMAPRDLQVGKLSKNKKKKLKRKAKRQQRLLEERLEDIQVLQYNCSTDRKRMEEEDCVLLQPDDTDSNCSLVVNGNNNFCSTANSKASPESTCSWLEDRCNGHAPGRFSSPASGLSGFSSSVISATSESALSIQSGCSSGRDVFSASDFVLSPLDPQNAHKLRVKIADLGNACWVHKHFTEDIQTRQYRALEVLIGAEYGPPADIWSTACMAFELATGDYLFEPHSGEDYTRDEDHIAHIIELLGPIPLPFALSGRYSREYFNRKGELRHISSLKPWALFEVLLEKYEWPLDQAAQFSDFLLTMLDLQPDRRATAAQCLQHAWLLT; this is translated from the exons ATGCAGGAAGTCAGGAACGAGTCCACGGTTCTTGATACCCAACACTGTGTTTGGGTCTGTAGTCCTGTTCCAGCTGTTCG GCCTGATGATCTCTGTGACCTTCAGACTCTAAATGCCAACAGCAGCCTCCCCCCGACATTGTCGCAGAGTTGCCCCCAAACGACCAGGCTGCCCTCCCGAAATACTCTAGAAACCACCACATCGCCAGGAAATACGCAAACGTATACCGAAGATGTCCAAGAATCCACCCCAGCACCCCTACAAAACGCCCCACTCACCACTTCGTTGCCCACAGAAAGCACCCTGTTTCCCCCCCAGAGTGTCCCCCGGCCCCCCTCGCCACCTCCACAGCACACCCTAAAGACCACACCAGCTCTTCTAGATACAGTAGATACCCCTGGAGCTCCGCTTGTGGCTCCTGAAAGTACCCTCCAGTCAGCCCTGCTGCTCCCCGTGAACACCCCCCTGACAGCGCCAGTGATTCCTCAGATTTTCAGCCAATCACCTCCCACCACATCTCAAAATCCCACCCACAGCCCCAGCCCATCACCGCCAGCTGTTACCAAACAGGATTCCTCCAGATTGCCTCACAGAACTCTCCAAAATGTCACTCAGAGTCTTTCTGACGAGCGAACGGATCCCTTTAAATCACCTCCAACCTTACCGCACGatattacccacaatgcatcGGAATTACTTTCTGCCCAGCATCCTGCCAGAGCTCCTCCCACTCCTCCAGTAAGCCCCTCCCACCCTGACCCGTTCCCGCTGACCGCGGTGACCTTCACCTCCAGCGTCTCCTCCCACCTCTACTCCCCTGGCGCGTCCTCTTCCGCCTCCTTCCCCTGCTCCCTTGACTCTCTGGATCCCCCCATTGGTTTGCTTCCCATGATGTCATCAGCCACCCCTCAACTGACCACACCCCCTCCCAATTTGAGCCCTCCCCCTCCGGCGTTAACCCCACCCCCTGCACAGCTGCTGGGCTCTGACGATGAAGAGCAGGAAGACCCGTCAGATTACTGCAAAG GTGGTTACTACCCAGTGATGATCGGTGATCTGTTTAACGGGAGGTACCATGTGGTCCGAAAACTGGGCTGGGGACATTTTTCTACAGTCTGGCTCTGCTGGGACCTGCA gaAGAAGCGTTTTGTGGCGTTGAAGGTGGTGAAAAGCGCTCCGCATTACACCGAGACGGCTCTGGATGAGATCAAGCTGCTCAGATGT GTGAGAGACAGTGACCCCTCTGACCCCTATAGAGAAACCATCGTCCAGCTGATCGACGACTTCAAGATCTCTGGAGTCAACGGAGTCC ATGTCTGCATGGTTCTGGAAGTTTTGGGTCATCAGCTGTTAAAGTGGATCATTAAGTCAAACTACATGGGACTTCCCCTGATCTGTGTCAAGACCATCATCAGACAG GTGCTGCAGGGTCTGGACTACCTCCACACTAAGTGTAAGATCATCCACACTGACATCAAACCAGAGAACATCTTATTGGACGTCGATGAGGTTTACATCAGGAGACTGGCGGCTGAGGCAACCATCTGGCAGAAAGCTGGAGCCCCGCCCCCTTCCGGGTCATCAG ttAGCATGGCTCCCAGGGATCTACAG gtCGGTAAGCTGTctaagaacaagaagaagaagctgaagAGGAAAGCGAAGCGTCAACAGAGACTGTTGGAGGAGAGACTGGAGGATATACAGGTACTGCAGTACAACTGTAGTACTGATAGAAAG aggatggaggaggaagactgtGTGTTGTTACAACCTGACGACACAGACAGTAACT GTTCTCTGGTCGTCAATGGCAACAACAATTTCTGCTCCACAGCCAACAGCAAAGCCAGCCCAGAGTCCACCTGCTCCTGGTTGGAGGACAGGTGTAACGGCCACGCCCCCGGGCGGTTCTCCAGCCCCGCCTCTGGCCTATCGGGGTTCTCCAGCTCTGTGATATCAGCGACGTCTGAGTCAGCACTTTCTATTCAGTCAGGATGCTCTAGCGGGCGAGACg tgttcagCGCTTCAGACTTCGTCCTCAGTCCGCTGGATCCTCAGAACGCCCACAAGCTGAGAGTGAAGATCGCGGATCTGGGAAATGCATGCTGGGTG CACAAACACTTCACAGAGGACATCCAGACCAGACAGTACCGAGCTCTGGAGGTTCTGATTGGAGCAGAGTATGGACCGCCTGCTGACATCTGGAGCACCGCCTGCATG GCGTTTGAGTTGGCGACGGGAGATTACCTGTTTGAACCTCATTCAGGAGAAGATTACACCAGAGACGAAG atcaCATCGCTCACATCATCGAGCTGCTCGGCCCGATTCCTCTGCCCTTCGCTTTGTCTGGCAGGTACTCCAGAGAGTACTTCAACAGGAAAG GTGAGCTGCGTCACATCTCCAGCCTGAAGCCGTGGGCTCTGTTCGAGGTTCTGCTGGAGAAGTACGAGTGGCCGCTCGATCAGGCGGCTCAGTTCAGCGACTTCCTGCTGACCATGTTGGATCTGCAGCCTGACCGCAGAGCGACAGCAGCGCAGTGTCTGCAGCATGCGTGGCtgctcacataa